GCGGGGCAGCCGGACGAACCTCTCGCTCTTCGTCTGGATCGGGATCGGCGGCGTGTTCCTGGGGGTCAGCGCTCTCATCGTCGTGCTGGCCGTCATGACGGGCCTCCAGGCCGGGATCAAGGAAAAGATCATCGCCGCCCACCCCCACATTCTCGTTCTGGACCCGAGGGGCGGGGGCCTCGGGGACTTCCGCGCCCTGGCCGCGCAGATCCGCGAGGTCCCGGGGGTCAAGAGCGCGGCGCCCTTCGTCCTCCAGCAGGCGCTCTTCACCGCTCCGGGCGGCGGCGCCACCGGCGCGCTCCTCCGGGGCGTGGACCTCGACGACGCGGGCGTGCGGGTCGCGCTCGCGAGCCAGGTCAAGCTGGGCGAGCCCGCCGAACTGAGCCGGCCGGGCGCCTCGCCGGGCCTCCTGCTCGGGCGCGAGCTGGCGCGCACGCTCGGCGTCGTCCCCGGCGACAGCGTCACCGTCATCTCGCCGCGGGCGGCCATGACCGCGGTCGGAATGGTTCCCAAGATGCGCCGCTTCGTCGTCACCGGGATCTTCGAGGCCGGGATGTACGAGTACGACGCCTCGCTCGCGTACGCGTCGCTGCCGATGGCCCAAGAATTCGCCGGCCTGGAGGATCGGGTCACCGGGATCGAGGTCAAGCTTCACGACCCGTTCGACGCCAAGGCGGTCGGACGCGCCATCGGGGCGCGTGTCGGTGTTCCGTTCTGGATCCGTGACTGGATGGATATGAACCGGAACTTCTTCGCCGCCCTCCAGCTGGAGAAGCTGGCGCTCTTCATCATCGTGACGATCATCGTCCTGGTGGCGGCCTTCGCCATCATCGGCCACCTCGTGCTCCTGGTCGCGGAGAAGCGTAAGGAGATCGGGATCCTGAAGGCGCTCGGCGCGCCGGCCCGGAGCGTGGCCACGATCTTCCTCACGGTGGGGATGCTGATCGGAGTCGTCGGGACCGCCGCGGGGAGCTGCTTTGGCTGGGCGCTCATCTGGGTCCAGAACACCTTCAAGGTGGTCCGGCTCGCCGGGGAGGTCTACCAGATCGACTACCTCCCGATGAAGTTGACCGGGCTCGACTTCGCCCTGATCGTGTGCACGACCCTTCTGATCTCGTTCCTGGCCACCCTCTCGCCGGCCAGGCGGGCCGCCGCGCTGGAGCCCGCGGAGGTCCTCCGATATGAGTGATCTCCTCGTGGCGCGCGAGCTCGAGAAGGAGTACCGGAGCGGCCCCGAACCGGTCAGGGTCCTGCGCGGGGTCAACCTCGCGATCCGGGAGGGTGAGGCTGTGGTCGTGGTTGGCGCCTCCGGCGTCGGCAAGTCCACGCTGCTCCACCTCCTGGGGGCGCTCGACCGTCCCACGTCCGGCCAGGTGCTCTTCGACGGGGAGGAGATCTTTGCGCGCTCCGAGAACGGGCTCGCGCGGTTCCGCCGGACGGAGGTCGGCTTCATCTTCCAGTTGTACAACCTCTTCGCGGAGATGACGGCGCTGGAGAACGCAATGCTGCCGGCGCTCCTCCAGCGCCAGCCGATCGGGGAGGCCCGCCAGCTCGCCGTCGATGCCCTCGTCGAGGTGGGGCTCGGTGATCGTCAACGGCACAGGCCGGG
The sequence above is a segment of the Candidatus Rokuibacteriota bacterium genome. Coding sequences within it:
- a CDS encoding ABC transporter permease gives rise to the protein MAGRRLPVELFLSLRYLRARGSRTNLSLFVWIGIGGVFLGVSALIVVLAVMTGLQAGIKEKIIAAHPHILVLDPRGGGLGDFRALAAQIREVPGVKSAAPFVLQQALFTAPGGGATGALLRGVDLDDAGVRVALASQVKLGEPAELSRPGASPGLLLGRELARTLGVVPGDSVTVISPRAAMTAVGMVPKMRRFVVTGIFEAGMYEYDASLAYASLPMAQEFAGLEDRVTGIEVKLHDPFDAKAVGRAIGARVGVPFWIRDWMDMNRNFFAALQLEKLALFIIVTIIVLVAAFAIIGHLVLLVAEKRKEIGILKALGAPARSVATIFLTVGMLIGVVGTAAGSCFGWALIWVQNTFKVVRLAGEVYQIDYLPMKLTGLDFALIVCTTLLISFLATLSPARRAAALEPAEVLRYE
- a CDS encoding ABC transporter ATP-binding protein — protein: MSDLLVARELEKEYRSGPEPVRVLRGVNLAIREGEAVVVVGASGVGKSTLLHLLGALDRPTSGQVLFDGEEIFARSENGLARFRRTEVGFIFQLYNLFAEMTALENAMLPALLQRQPIGEARQLAVDALVEVGLGDRQRHRPGELSGGEQQRVAIARALVGGPRLVLADEPTGNLDPKTSEVIFDLFLRLQAERGLTFVIATHNQELARKADRGYRLVDGRAVPWP